The DNA segment GGTCCCGGATCTCCACATCGAGGTCAAGGATGCCGCGCAGGGCACCGCCGTCGCCCGCTTCGACAGCACGGGCGCCACCGTCGAAACCGCTTTCGTCCTCGGTGAGTTCTACCGCCGTCAGGGCGCCTGGAAGTTCCGCGCCGTCGGCCAGGGCTATGGCAGCGGCCTGGAGGGCCTGGCCACCGACTACGGCATTGCGGTCGACCAGAGCGCGGCATCCGCTTCCGCGTCCGGAGCCCCTCCGGTCGCGCCTCCGATGACCACGCCCGCACCACCGCCGCCGGCGATGCAGCCGCCCGCCATGCCGCCGGTTCCCCCGCCCGCACCCCAGGCGCCGCCGGTCAGCCTGAGCAAGGTGACGCTCACCAAGGCGGCGCCCTCGGTGTCCCTGACCAAGCAGGGCGGGACCTCGGGCGCCATGCGCGTCAACCTCAACTGGGAGGTGCGCAAGCAGTTCTCGGGCTGGGCGAGCAAGCTGGGCCGCCCGGTCGCCATGCACAACGACCTCGACCTCGACCTGTGCGCCCTGTACGAGCTGACCGACGGCAGCAAGGGAGTCATCCAGTCCCTCGGCAACGCCTACGGCGCCCTGCATCAGCCGCCGTACATCCACCTCGACGGCGACGACCGGACCGGCGCCGTGACCAGCGGCGAGAACCTCACCGTCAACCTCGACCACCAGCGGGCCTTCCGGCGCATCCTGATCTTCGTGACCATCTACCAAGGTGCGCGTTCCTTCGCCGACCTGCACGCCACGGTCACCCTCACACCGCAGCACGGCGCCCCGATCGACTTCTCGCTCGACGAGTGCACGGTCCCCTCGACGGTGTGCGCGCTCGCCCTGATCACCAACACCGGCAGCGACCTGGTCGTGCAGCGCGAGGCCCGCTACCTGGTGCCCGAGCGCGGGGTGAGCCCGCAGCGCACGGTCGACCACGCGTACGCGTGGGGCATGAACTGGACACCCGGCCGCAAGTAGTCAGCCCTCGTCGGGGACCGCCTCCGGACGTGCGTAGGTGCGGCCCTTCCAGGCCGCGCCGCGCCCCCGGTAGTGCTGCACCGCGGAATCGATCGTCATGAGGAGATAGAGGAACGCGGTGAACGGCAGCAGGGGAGCGAGCCACAGCGGCTGGCGGTAGTAGCGGAGCATCGGCACATACGTCCCCGTCATCACCAGCCACGCAAGGCCACCGACGACCGCCGTCACCGTGTCCCCGCCGGCCGGCCCCGCGATCACGGCCACGGGGGGCACCAGATAGACCAGCGCCAGCCCGGCGACCGTCCCGGCCAGCAGCAGCGGGTTGTGCCGCAACTGCGCGTACGCACTGCGCGAGACCATGCGCCACAGGTCACGCAGTCGCGGATACGGGCGCACGCTGTCCACCCGCTCCGCCAGCCCCAGCCAGATGTGACCGCCGCCGCCCTTGACGGCCCGCGCGAGCGCCACGTCGTCGATGACGGCGTGCCGGATGGCGTCCGGGATCCGCGCGCGCTCGGCTGTCTCGGCACGCAGCAGGACGCAGCCGCCCGCCGCGGCCGCCGTACGTGTCCCCTTCTTGCCGATCCGGCGGAACGGATACAGCTGCGCGAAGAAGTAGACGAAGGCCGGCACGACCTGCCGTTCCCAGAGACTCTCCACCCGTAGCCGGGCCATCTGCGACACGGCGTCGAAGCCGCCGGTGCGCGCCGCCGCCACCAGCTCACGCAGGCTGTCGGGTGCATGCGCGATGTCGGCGTCCGTCAGCAGCAGGTACTCGGGGTCACGCGCGCGTGCCAGGCCGATGCCGTGGCGCACCGCCCAGAGCTTGCCGGTCCAGCCGGCCGGTGGTTCGCCGGGGAGTCCACGGTCAGCGGCAGTCCGCCGTGCCGCCGCGCGAGCTCGCGCGCCAGCTCCCCCGTGCCGTCCGCGCTGCCGTCGTCGATCAGGAAGATCTCCGCGCGCCCCGGATAGTCCTGGGCGAGCAGCGACGGCAGAGCGGACGGAAGGACCGCAGCCTCGTCGCGCGCGGGGACGACGACGCAGACCGACGGCCACCGGTCCGG comes from the Streptomyces sp. NBC_00443 genome and includes:
- a CDS encoding TerD family protein, with product MPKGSNVPVPTTALRVELGWRSGPGVPDADASALLLVGGKVRSDADFVFYNQPEHSSGAVRHEGKRDAGGRVTDSVLVDLARVEPAIETVILAASADGGAFGQVPDLHIEVKDAAQGTAVARFDSTGATVETAFVLGEFYRRQGAWKFRAVGQGYGSGLEGLATDYGIAVDQSAASASASGAPPVAPPMTTPAPPPPAMQPPAMPPVPPPAPQAPPVSLSKVTLTKAAPSVSLTKQGGTSGAMRVNLNWEVRKQFSGWASKLGRPVAMHNDLDLDLCALYELTDGSKGVIQSLGNAYGALHQPPYIHLDGDDRTGAVTSGENLTVNLDHQRAFRRILIFVTIYQGARSFADLHATVTLTPQHGAPIDFSLDECTVPSTVCALALITNTGSDLVVQREARYLVPERGVSPQRTVDHAYAWGMNWTPGRK